The window ttaataaatgctttgttttaaaaatgtgcttagTTTTCATTTAGGTTTTCCCAAACCTTCCAGAAGGTCTTGCACACAGTCATAGTAAGGTCTTGCACACAGTCGGACTTCTAGATTTATCTgcccatttttttccctctctcctgaATTAAGACAAGATTTGGAGTGACGGTTTGGCTGCTCCAGCCCTGCCACACAACTGGCAATGTGGGGTTCCCTGAAGCCCTAGTCTTTCTATAATTTTGGCAGAACACGTCTTACTGTATTATTTCTGAAATGTCtctatggccaggcgcggtggcttacacctgtaatctcagcactttgggaggccaagacgggaggatcatttgcaaccaggggtttgagaccagcctggccaacatatcaagaccccgtctctaaaaataaaatttaatttaatttaaagaaaaagagagaagtatcTCTGTTATACTTTTACTTGATTTGTGTTTGGCTGGGGATAAGATGCAGGTTGAAATGAATTTTCCTTCAGATTGTGAAGGCATCGAGGCACTGTTTGCAGGCTTCCAATCTTGCCATTTAAGACATTTTATGCCCTTCTCATTCCCTGTCCTTCTATATACCTGAAAATCCTATAaaggattttctctttatctctagtaTTGTGAATTTCACAATGATGTTAACTGAGTGTTTTGAATTCATTGTGCTACTTACTGAAAGAGGAGCTTCAATTTCAGGAAAATTTccgtcgtcttttttttttttttttttttgagacagagttttgctctgtccctAAGGCCaaagtgcagtagcgtgatctcaactcactgcaacctcctccgtGTGGGTttaagcagtcttcctgcctcagcctcccgagtggctgggattataggcacatgccaccatgccaggctaatttttgtatttttggtagagatgggttttcaccatgttatccaggctgctcttaaactcttGATCTCAACTGATCtacccaccgcagcctcccaaagtgctgggattacaggcatgagctatgaACACCTGgcctttcttcatatttttaaagtaaattcccTTTTAttagtttctcttttctctttctagacTTACTGCCATCCAATATTGGACCTctaatttattatctttttgcCTGTTGTTCATCTCtctttgtccttttgtttttcttctttttttgtgagacggaatcttgcactgtccccaggccagagtgcagtggcacaatcttggctcactgcagcctccgcctcctgggttcaagcagttctcatgcctcagcctcctgaataactggactacaggtgtgcatcaccacacccagctaatgttttgtatttttagtagagatggggtttcaccatgttggccaggctggtcttgaactcctaacctcatgtgatccccccgcctcagcctcccaaagtgttgggattgtatacgtgaaccaccgcactcagcctcgtttgtttttctttaaggttTTCTGCTTCCTTTATTACCTGTTTCCTCCTGTTGGTTTGCTTAGATTGcttattttttgacacagggtttcactctgtcactcaaactggagtacagtggcgcgatcttagctcactgcagccttggacctCCTGCGCTCtggcgatcttcccacctctgcctcccgggtagctggaactacaggcgtgtgccaccacacttggctaatttttgtcttttttgtaaagacaggatttcaccgtgttgctcaggctggtctcaaactcctgggctcaagcaatcagcctgccttggtctttcgtttcttttttttttttttttttttttttttgaaagacagggtctcgctctttcGCACAGGCTACGGTGCAATGAcataattatagctcactgcagcctcaacttcctgggctcaactgatcctcccacctcagccttccagagtgttgggattacttataggtgtgagccactgcaccaggcctggctgTTTTTATTTAAGGGTGGGGAACTCAGGAGCTGACCAGGAGTCCCTTGTGAGGCCCAGAGACTGATGGGTTCCATCTGGTGGCTAGCTGGTTTTATTCACTGCAGACCCCCGTGCCACAATCAGTTTCTGTAGGTCTTTATCTTCACTCTTTATTCTGAAGCAGGGGAAAGGAGACGGCTTAAGGCTCACCATTCAGGAGGTCAACTTTAATTTCCCTGTCACCCCTCTCCTTGGGGCAAGGGACACCTGGCACCCCTCTGGTAAGTTTGTTCAAGAGAGTAAACCTCAGGGCAGCTGCTAGATGCTGGTAAGAACCTGGGGTTTCCATTTTCCATACAGACTTCCAAGCAGTCTCCTTGTTATCAGCCCCCATCCCCAGATTCCATGCTGTGCCTAATTCCTGAACCTTCCTGGGGTTCTCTGGGGCAAACGGAGAACTTGCTCCACCCCCATCTCCCTGCACTTCAGTGTCACCCGCTTGCTCCCCTTGAGATCATTGACTGCTTCTGTACTTGCCTCTGTCTTTACCTGTTGTGATTTGGGATGACAGTTGGAGCTCTCCCTGCATCCAGGTTGGAGAACGTGCTTGTACTTCTCATGGTGTTTGGCATGACTTTTGAGAGGAGCAGGAGAAAAATGTCATGGCTCTGCCATCTTGAAGTCGCTTTGATCCTCAAAAGCACTTCATACTCTTTGTTTGTAGTGACCTAGTGGAGGTGGGTCATTTACCCCAGTGTAGAGAGGGCCTGCTGAGGACATAGGACCTCAGCAAGACATAGGACCTCAGCTAAAgaggttttgttttccttttatttatttatttatttattttttgtgacagagtcttgctctgtctcccaggctggaatgcagtggcacgatctcagctcactgcaacctccgtctcccaggttcaagtgattctctcaactcagcctcccgagtagctaggattaggtgtgtgccaccatgcccagctaatttttgtatttttaatagtggcggggtttcaccatgttggccaggctggtcttgaactcctgacctcaggtgatccgcctgcctcagcctcccaaagtactgggattacaggagtgagccactgcgcccagcctgttttgctTTTAAAGATGAGATCTagctgtgttggccaagctggtctggaacacccagcctcaagtgatcctccaaccttggcctcccaaactgttggaatttacagatgtgagtcactgtgcccagccgtagCCCCCACCTTTGGCTAAAGTTTTATGTGGAGGCCACCCTAGCATGATGCCACTCCACctgccaaacacacacacagaggtttcTGTCAGAGCACACCTGGCCCTGAAGGGACCTTGGCATCTATCCCGCCCTCTCGTGTTTCCATTTCCTGACCTTGTACATGGGCCAAGTGTCCCCCGCACCAAGAAGTTCTGCAGCGGGCGTCTTCAGCCAGGCTTTgaggtttgtcttttttttttttttttgagatagagtcttgctctgtctcccagactggagtccagtaGTGCCATCACCGCTCACCATAGCCTcgatctctcaggctcaagcgatcctcccacctcagcctcccacatagctaggactccaagcgcatgccaccacacctggttaatttaaaaaaaattttagtaggccaggtgcagtggctcatacctgtaatcccagcgctttggaaggccgaggcaggcggatcacctgagatcaggagctgaagactagcctggccaacgtggcaaaacccatttctgctaaaactacaaaaattagccaggtatggtggcaggcaactgtaatcccagctacttgggaggctgaggcagggagaattgtttgaacccaagaggcagaggttgcagtgagccaagattgcgccactgcactccagcctgggcaacagaacgagactccatctcaaaaaaaaaaagaagaaaaaaatttgtagataaggtcctgctgtgttgcccaggctggtctcaaactcctgggctcaagcaatcctcccacctcggcctcccaaagtgctgggattgcaagtacAAGCCGCCTCACCCAGCCTTCAGCTGACTTTTTGAACGCTGCTGTTTACTCCTCACAGCCCCCTCCCCAACTAAAATACTCTGATTTTATTAGGTAAAATTAGGATTCTTATTTTTAAGTAAGTGTGGTAGCCATAGGACAAAGGGCACGGaggctttttctttcccttttaagtataattaattatttaatttttttttctttttttttttaagacagagtcttgctttctctgttgcccacgctggagtgcagtggcatgatcttggctcactgtaacctccgcctcccaggttcaagcaattctcttgcctcagcctcccaagtagctgggattacaggcatgtgccaccacacccagctaatttttgtatttttagtagagacagggtttcaccatgttgacgaggctggttttggactcctgacctcaggtgatctgcctgcctcgacctcccaaagtgctaagattacaagcatgagtcaccacacctggcctgtttgttttgttttgttttgagacagggtcttgctctgtcgcccaggctggagcgcagtggcgcgatctcagctcactgcagcctctgccacccaggttcaagcgattctcctgcctcagtccagagtagctgggattacagctgtgtgccaccacgtctggctaatttttgtatttttggtagagacggggtttcaccatgctggccaggctggtgaaAGCAAGATCTTCAAGAAgttatctgtactcccatgttcatagcagcattattcacaacaactGAGAAGTGAAAGCAGCCCAGGTGTCCATCAGTCAGAGGAAAGGATAAGcaaaatatgcacacactcacaaTGGGATATAATTCAGCCTTCAACAGGAAGGAAATCCTATCACATGCTACAGTGTGGaggaaccttgaggacattatgctaagtgaaataagccggtCAGGAAAAGGTAAATCCTGTATGATTTCACTATATAAGatatctagagtagtcaaaatcagagagacagaaagtagagccCTGCTTGCCGGGGCCTcaagggaggggggaagggataTTGTTGTTGAGTTTCAGTTTTGCGTTACGAAAACGTTTTTGGAGATGATTGGCGGTGATGGTAGCACAACACTGAGAATTTACTTCACACTACTGAACTGTCTCCTTAAATTGTTTAAGATGGTCAATGTTATGTGTATttcaccacaatttaaaaaaaaatcaccaggggCTGATGCCCTTTAAAAAGGCTCTCCAGATGGTTGCTGGCCCCTGGGCTCTTCTTTGAGAGTATTGAATCTTAACTCTTGGGTTTCACTCTATGGTAAACAaaccaacaagaacaaaaaaagtgtggctcatgcctgaaaccccagcacttctggaggctgaggccggtggatcacttgaggtcaggagttcaagaccagcttggccaacatggtgaaaccccatctctaccaaaaaatacaaaaattagccgggcgtgatagcacatgcctgttgtcccagccaccggggaggctgaggcgggaggattgctagaacccaggaggccgagactgcagtaagccaagatcatgccactgcattccagcctgggtgacagagcaagactccatctcaaaacaaaaaaaagcaaagttggGGGGAAACAAAAAGGGGGGAACTCTTGCTGAGTCTCAAAGattaagaaacaacagaaaaaaagtggCCCCATCTGGAGCCAGGATGTCCAACCATGTGTCCACTGAGTCCCCAACCCGCTGCCTGGACCCTGTGGTCTCTGGGGAGGGGAGATTGTACAACCTCAAGCCTTGCAGAGTGGAGCAATGCCACATCTGGCTTCTACAACCAAAACAAATCTGggtcacttttaaaaaaagagagttaGAAATTGGTCTTCCCTTACCTCCCCTCACTGTTGCCCTGGCCCTGCAAAGAGAGggtaccactgccctccattTGTAATCTATTGGGCTCATAGGCACTCAGACCTAGAAGGTGCATGggtctttattttacagatgaggagacggAGGCCCAAAGCAGGGAGTGCAAGGAGCAGCGCGCATAGGGTCACACAGCTGACTGGGAATGGAGCCCAAATGCACCCTGGTTCTTTCCTTTACATCCCTCCtcctgagaaacagctgtgtgcTGGAGTCCCACAGGCAATGAGCAGGGCTGTCAGCTTCAGCATCACTGCCTCTCCTGCAGGGGGACAGGAGAGTAAGACAAGTGACTGCCTGGAGGGGCTGCAGCCAGACTAGAGGAACACGGCCAGCAGGTGAAGTTTCTCTTTAGGTATCTCTCTACATTCCTCTGCCCTTCAGCATCTCAGGTCCGCCTCAGCACAGAGCCCCGTTTCGTGAACTCACACTCAGTCTCCGAGATGGAAATTCGTGCCTTTCAGGAGTTTACAGAGAGTCCAGTGCTGAGGATCAAGAAACGAATTtcaatatgtacaactattatggatccataaaaattaaaaatgaaaaaagtaaaataaagcgTAAGAAATGAATCTCAGCTGTTGGAATGCCACTCATCATAGGCCCTAAGTGAGGGAGAGATTTCAAGGTTATTGCTAAGGATGGGCATTCCTGAAGTCCTTAAATCATGATTCCCAAACTTGGGTTATTCATATTTTATCTGCACAATTATTACTATACCTTGCATTCCACTTGTACAGATGTTTAACATTTCTTTATATCACCTTAGCTTTTGAATTTAgcttacattattttattatagaatCTATAGTATAGTATTATATTATTTGTACATTAAAAGGAATTGCTATCACTACTATATGTGGAACACCAGATTCACTTGCCATAAATAGAAGGTAgcaataaaaagatataaaggggctgggcacggtggctcacgcctgtaatcccagcactttgggaggccaaggtgggcagatcatgaggtcaagaatttgagaccagcttggccgacatggtgaaaccccatctctactaaagatacaaaaaattagctgggcatggtggcacacgcctataatcccagctacttgggcgggtGGGGTAGGAGAGTTCCAAAGTCAGTGACACACTGGCAGGACACACTGGGGGCCTCACAAAGGAGAGAGGCTCAGCAAGACAGCCTTTGAGGGCAAGGAGAGCCCACCCTTCACTCCTGCCTCTGGCTCTTCTCTGCAAAGCCCaggcatttctctttttttttttttttttttttttgacatagggtctcactgcagcctggacctcctgggctcaagcaatcctcccgcctcagcttcccgagtagctgggactacaggcacgtaccatcatgcccagctcattttaacttttttgtagagatgaggtctgtctaagttgtccaggctggtctcaagctcctgggctcaagcggtcctcccaccttggcctcccaaagtgctgggattacagatatgagctaccacacctggcaaaagttattatttttactactCTGGTTGAATCACTTAATTTTCTGTTTGGTCATTTGTAAAATGCGGCTATTCTGGTTATCCCACAGGAGTGCTGTAAGGACAGGACTGAATAATGAATAGAAATGCATTTTTTCCACCATGGTATGTGATTGTCATGGGTAGTTAACACTGAGCCCTGGTGGGTGAGTGAGCTGAGGGGCTTTAGGGACAGAGCACGGTGTGCACAGAGCCCTGGGAAGACACAGGTGCAGTCGGTGGCCTGCAGACCCCTTCCATTGGATCATTCCATGTAAAGGGGAGTCAGGGTCATTTGGAGGTAGCAGAGTTCTGAGTGGCAGCCAGGCCCCCAAATAAGCCTCATtactctggctttttttttttttttttttttttttttatgaaaaggagtctcgctctgttacccaggctggtgtacagtggtgcagtcaactcactgcaacctctgcctcccaggttcaagtgattctcctgccccagcctcctgagtagctggcgttacaggcttccgccaccacgttggccaatttttgtatttttagtagagacggggtttcaccatgttgaccaggctgttctcaaactcctgacctcgggtgatccacccacgttggtctcccaaagtgccgggattacaggcatgagccaccgcacccggcctcctctGGGTTTTTCAGGAGAATCTGCTGCCTCTACTGCAGCCAcacctttaaaaattggaaaaaccaGCAGGCAAGAGGTTGCAGGTGGCTTGACCAACCTCCCTGTGCCCTTCTAGGTACCAGGATCATCTATGACCGGAAATTCCTAATGGAGTGTCGGAACTCACCTGTGACCAAAACACCCCCGAAGGATCTGCCTGCCATTCCCGGGGTCACCAGCCCTTCCAGTGATGAGCCCCCCACGGAAGCCAGCCAGAGCCACCTGCGTAATAGCCCAGACGATAAGCGGGCAGGCGGTGAGTGTTGGGGCTTGGCCAGGCTCTACCTTGGGAAAGGGAATGTATTAGCAATACCCTGGAGTCCATCCACTGGGGTGAATTCCAGGGAGGAGGAATGACAGGGACTCTGCCCTACCCTCTAAGGAGCACCCTCTAAGGAGCAGCTCAGAGCCCAGAGGGTGAGAGTAGGGATGGGGAGGTTGAACTCTTCATTGATAGCAACTTTCCCCCTGAAAAGGGTCCAGGCATCTCAGGAAAGGTGATCTGGCACCTTTGGGTCATGTAATTAGTGGGGAGTTTGTTTGAAATGGCAGTGGCTGCACACAGCAACTTTCATAAGCATCTGCCTCTGCATAATTGTCCCTGAAGCATTTCCACTTGGAACACACCCATGATGTTTGTGGTGCAAGAGACAAGTTATCAAAGACACAGTGTACTTGTCCTTTGGGAAATTACATGTCTACAAGATAAGAAAGACATCCGGGATGCCTCCTGTTGGGCTGTTGGTTCCCTAGTGGATCTTTATGAAGGCAGGTAGAAACAATGCAGCCAGTTGTGTCTGCTGATTTGACATTTGGTAGCTGGGTCCTTCCTGCTGTCCCCACCTCCCGAGTAATGAGAGCAGCCACGCTGGTAGTGGTGTAAATGAATGCACTCTTTGTGGCATCTTGACTGGCTTGGCAGAGTGTTGGAGTTCTCTGCTGCAAGATGATGCAGCGTAAGCACTTCCAGGCAACTATACTCAGATTGGAACCTGCTAACCCTTCACCCGGAAGGCCATACCCCAGACCCAGACAGGAAGCAGCAGGGACCTCAGCTGGGCTTGCTCTGCTGACAGCAGCAGAATTCATCTCCCCAGGGCCTGCAGGACATGATTCATAATTACCTTGGGAACCTCACAGTACAAGAGAGGCAATAGTTGcctgtgtcttagtctgttttttaatggctgtaaccgaatacctgagagtgggtaatttatgaagaaaagtggtttatttcttacagttctggaggctgggaaggccaAGGACATGGTGCTAGCatttgcttggcttctggtgagggcctcctgctgcatcataacatggcagaaggcatcacagGGCAGGAGGGGCACATGAGAGAGAACCAAGCTGGCTTTTTATAACACTCTCGTGATAACTAGCCCACTCCTATGGTAACCATTAATCCAGGAATGGgctaatctattcatgaggacagagccttCATGACCCAATTACCTCttaaaaggccccacctcttaatactgttacatcGGTATTACCCCATTAAGTTTCTGTATGAATTTCAAACCATACCATTCCAGCCCTGGACCCCCAAAactcatgtccttctcatatacaaatatattcatttgGTCCCCATATCCCCAAAGACTTAGCACGTTGCAGTCCTAGCTCAAAAGTTCAAAGTCCAGAATTTCATCGGAATCAGATGAGACTCACAACATGATTCATCTCAAGCTTAATTTCCTTCCAGCTGTGAGCCTATGAAACTAAACAAGTTATCCCCTTTCAAAAAATAGGGACTCTCCCTGGCCCCTAAAAACATCAGCtggcggccaggcacagtggctcgtgcctgaaatcccggcactctgggaggctgaggcaggatgaatacttgaggccagaagttcaatactagcctgggcaacaatgcgagaccctatctctacacaaaattttaaaattagccgggcatggttgtgcatgcctgtaatcccaactacttgggaggctgaggcagaaggatcacttgagcccaagaggtcaaggctacagtgagctatgattgtataactgtactccagcctggccaagagactgagaccctgtctctaaagaaaaaagcagaaacaacaaaaaagcccaagtgatatagtttggatatttgtcccagcccaaatctcatgttgaattgtaatccccagtgttggaggtgaggcctggtgggaggtgtttgggtcatggggacagatccgtcacagcttggtgctgtcctcatgatagtgaatgagttctctcCAGATCTGGTTGTTGTAAAGTGTGGGAGCGCCACTCCACCctctcttttgctcctgcttcttccatgtgacatgcctgctcccgctttgctttccaccatcaggaaaagctccctgaggcctctccagaagccaagcagaggccagcatcatgcttgtgcagcctgcagaaccatgaggcagttaaatctcttttcttggctgggtgtggtggctcacacctctaatcccagcactttgggaggccgaggagggtgggtcatctgagatcaggagttcgagaccagcctggccaacatggcaaaaccccatgtctactaaaaatacaaaaattagctgggtgtggtggtgggcgcctataatcccagctactcttttgggaggcttaggtaggagaatcgcttgaacccaggaggcagaggttgcagtgagccaaaattgggctactgcactccagcctcggagacagagcaagactccatctcaaaaaaaaaaaaaaaaaaacttattttctttataaattacccaacctcaggtatttctttatagcaatgaaagaatGGCCTCATATACCAAGTATTCACCCATTATTGACCTGGCCCTCTGTCCCCTCTCTCCCCAGGTGAAGAGTCACAGTTTGAGATGGACATTTAAAGCACCAGCCCCTCAGGGCCTTCCTGGGAGGAGTCCCACCAGCCGGGCCTTATGAAAGTGATCATACTGGGCAGGCGTTGGCGTGGGGTCGGTCACCCCAGCCCTTTCTCCCTCACTCAGGGCACCTGCCCCCTCCTCTTTGTGAACACCAGCAGATACCTCCTTGTGCCTCCACTGATGCAGGAGCTGCCGCCCCAAGGGGAGTGACCCCTGCCAGCACACCCTGCAGCCGAGGGCCAGGAAGTGGACAAGAACAAACCCTTCCTTCCCAATGATGAGCAATTCCAGCCTCTCGCTGCTGGGGGCGCAACCACCCCTTCCTTAGGTTGATGTGCCTGGGAAAgttccctccccctccttccctaagagaggaaataaaagccACCTTCGCCCTAGGGCCAAGAGTTGGGCCCTGTCTGAGCTTTTTTCAACCCCGTGTGGTAACTAACACCAGCTGCTATCTGGACagtgctgcttcttttttttttttttttttttttttgagacggagtttcactcttgtggcccaggctagagtgcagtggcgcgatctcggctgactgcaacctccacctcccgggttcaagcaattctcctgcctcagcctcccgagtagctaggattacaggtgcccaccaccacacccagctagtattttttttgtatttttagtagagatggggtttcaccatgttggccaggctgttctcgaactcctgacctcaggtgatccacccacctcggcctcccaaagtgctgggattataggtgtgagctaccacgcccagccttgtaCAGTGCTTCTAAAGCATGGGCCTGTCCTTATTTGATTCTGACTCTGATCCTGTGGGTAAGTACAACAACTGTTATCCTCACTTTATAGCTGAGAAGACTGGCACAAGAACAGGTAAAATCGTGCAGCTGCTGAATGGCACATGGGACTGGGTTTGAGTcctgctactcttttttttttttttttttttttgagacgagatcttgctctgtgacccaggctggagtgcagtggcatagtcctagctcactgcagcctcgaactcccaggttcaagcaatcctcctgcctcagcctcctgagtagctgggactacaggttcataccagcatgcctggctaagttttttgtgtgtagagataaggtcttgctatgttgcccaggctgatcttgaactcctgagctctagtgag of the Chlorocebus sabaeus isolate Y175 chromosome 8, mChlSab1.0.hap1, whole genome shotgun sequence genome contains:
- the EIF4EBP1 gene encoding eukaryotic translation initiation factor 4E-binding protein 1 encodes the protein MSGGSSCSQTPSRAIPATRRVVLGDGVQLPPGDYSTTPGGTLFSTTPGGTRIIYDRKFLMECRNSPVTKTPPKDLPAIPGVTSPSSDEPPTEASQSHLRNSPDDKRAGGEESQFEMDI